The Pocillopora verrucosa isolate sample1 chromosome 2, ASM3666991v2, whole genome shotgun sequence genome has a segment encoding these proteins:
- the LOC131790528 gene encoding uncharacterized protein, with protein MFDLKKSNAHDIFKRHLVPLYVIFGLLVLNGRALVSATGRIRPSHQDFAISELTAAQKEKFLDEHNKFRGMVDPPAADMEYLFWDEDLANLAQMWSNQCVWDHGFLEFGDEYPHPVSFKGHVGQNLAREWGKLQNPEDRVTQWYKEYEFYKFSKFASPMTAAQCSRQPCGHYTQLAWATSRYVGCGVNWCDKEFGPPHHWIPGETIVTCDYGPTGNIIGQYPYKTGAPCSKCASGKGFCYKNLCRDCDNFDSECGKSLTQAMCTSSRELMAKKCPKMCSLCECPLKCQHGGTVNLQNCVCSCPSGWKGMDCSGKVCPPGFYGENCEIRCYDAVGKDTCEWRVRNGHNCKVHYMMVDCAATCGYCDDGSKITTTPAQATTAPPPTTATSKCHTDLNSHCEVWAGRGECEKNPLWMIPNCCVSCKHHQAPKDCIDVSPSCPHWAFTGECEVNRAWMLQNCRKSCNQCGDCKDTDAKCPIWALLKQCKYGDRISWMNTNCRNSCGMCKGYDKHDQCPAWSAMNECKRSNWTWMVDHCPRSCDVPFSEASFCGGKENGNYQAPTTCQAYIACSYGVTSHVQCPGGKKFDTVRRMCVEADRASCSVVCPKSFFFQLNKLTERKGKTQRSIPILSLSRKAFTRCSYQLSAAE; from the exons ATGTTTGACCTCAAAAAGAGTAACGCACATGATATCTTCAAGCGTCACTTAGTGCCACTTTATGTGATCTTTGGACTTTTGGTGCTCAATGGAAGAGCCTTGGTTTCAGCAACTGGTAGAATAAGACCATCGCATCAAGATTTCGCTATTAGCGAGCTGACCGCggcgcaaaaagaaaaatttttggacGAACACAACAAGTTTCGTGGAATGGTTGATCCACCAGCAGCAGATATGGAGTACTTG TTTTGGGACGAGGATTTAGCTAATTTGGCCCAGATGTGGTCCAATCAATGTGTGTGGGATCATGGATTTCTCGAATTTGGTGATGAGTATCCTCATCCCGTTTCCTTCAAAGGACATGTAG GTCAAAATCTTGCAAGAGAATGGGGCAAATTACAAAACCCAGAGGATCGCGTGACGCAGTGGTACAAGGAGTACGAGTTTTACAAGTTTAGCAAATTTGCGAGTCCAATGACAGCTGCTCAGTGTTCCAGACAGCCTTGCGGGCATTACACACAG CTTGCGTGGGCAACATCAAGATATGTAGGATGTGGAGTAAATTGGTGTGATAAAGAATTTGGCCCACCACATCACTGGATTCCTGGAGAGACAATTGTTACTTGCGACTATGGTCCAAC GGGTAACATAATCGGACAATATCCGTACAAGACTGGTGCTCCATGCAGCAAATGCGCATCTGGTAAAGGCTTCTGCTACAAGAACCTGTGTC ggGACTGTGATAACTTTGACAGCGAATGTGGTAAAAGCCTCACACAAGCAATGTGTACTTCCAGTCGTGAATTAATGGCTAAGAAATGCCCAAAGATGTGCAGCTTGTGCG AGTGCCCACTGAAATGTCAACATGGTGGAACAGTGAACCTTCAAAACTGTGTTTGCTCATGTCCTTCCGGCTGGAAGGGCATGGACTGTTCAG GGAAGGTTTGTCCTCCTGGTTTCTACGGTGAAAACTGTGAAA TCCGCTGTTACGACGCCGTCGGGAAAGACACTTGTGAATGGCGAGTGAGGAATGGGCACAACTGTAAAGTACACTATATGATGGTTGATTGCGCCGCTACATGTGGATACTGTG ATGACGGCAGCAAAATCACCACAACACCCGCCCAAGCGACAACAGCCCCGCCACCAACCACAGCGACATCGA AGTGTCATACCGATCTAAATTCTCATTGTGAAGTTTGGGCGGGAAGAGGCGAGTGTGAAAAAAACCCGCTGTGGATGATACCGAATTGTTGTGTTAGTTGTAAACATCATCAGGCGCCAAAAG ACTGCATTGATGTTTCTCCAAGCTGTCCTCACTGGGCGTTTACGGGAGAATGTGAAGTCAATCGAGCATGGATGCTGCAAAACTGCAGAAAAAGTTGTAATCAATGTGGAG ATTGTAAAGATACAGACGCAAAGTGTCCAATTTGGGCTTTACTAAAACAATGCAAGTATGGGGACAGAATATCGTGGATGAACACAAACTGTAGGAATAGCTGTGGCATGTGTAAAG GTTATGACAAACACGATCAATGTCCCGCCTGGTCTGCGATGAACGAATGTAAAAGATCCAATTGGACATGGATGGTAGATCACTGTCCACGAAGCTGTGACGTACCTT TTTCAGAAGCCTCGTTTTGCGGTGGAAAAGAAAACGGTAATTATCAGGCCCCCACCACGTGCCAAGCCTACATAGCGTGTTCATATGGCGTCACAAGTCACGTGCAGTGCCCCGGAGGAAAGAAAtttgacactgtaaggagaatgtGTGTGGAGGCAGATCGAGCCAGCTGTTCTGTAGTTTGCccgaaaagttttttttttcagttgaacaAACTAACAGAGAGAAAGGGCAAGACTCAAAGGTCAATACCTATCTTAAGTTTATCAAGAAAAGCTTTCACGAGATGCAGTTATCAGCTTTCAGCGGCTGAATGA